A region of the Montipora foliosa isolate CH-2021 chromosome 8, ASM3666993v2, whole genome shotgun sequence genome:
TAAACGCTCCTTACCAACAGTGAAAAGAACTTCTCTGTAGAGTTAGGACAATACATGTAATCTTACACAAATAATTTACTGCAGAACCGAGCCTGCGTATAATAAGCAGCATTCGCGGGACACAAAGTAGATACGTTATGTATGGGGGCATACGTGTACATCTTACGTCTCTTGGAACAATATATGTGTccatacataacgtacctaTCAGACAAAATTTCGAAATCGTGGAACTCTTGTCGATCGTGTAAACGCTTTGTGACGCTGCAGCACTTTCCCGCCTTGGACGGGTATCGATTGGCGGGTTATTTACCGCAAAGTATTGCGTTTTGCCACACTTAGAACTTTTAGACCAAGGGCCAACGATCAAGGGAAGATTCGAACACAAGAGCGCACCGCCAAGGAAGTCCAATTGAGAAGAGAGGACAGCTCCCTAGAATACGAGTGACTGCACCTAGATAAGGTCGAGAACTGGAACTGGAGTTAATACatatacatacgtacatacatacttaattgaccgctccccataggggcttttcagggccaatgaaacacaacgaaacaacaactgttaagaatccccaactggccggagacaaaccagttggctatttacaagtacagaggggaagttgaaccaggtactaccaggatcaaattcatcgagtggtcagagcgggtcttgaacccgggatctccggatctcaaggcaagcgccctaaccactgggccacactgcctcctcacCCTCACTCCGACACCCTCAGAATCGCAATGACAACTGCGGTCGCGAATTTCTCCGAGCAGCAACACAAGAAGTTCATCGCGCACTTGACGCAACGCGAGAACTAGGAGCTACAAAAGATGCCATGTCCACGGCAGTCATTGGCTAAGATTAGCCAAAGCAGCCGGAATAGAGTAAATACAGCTCAGAAAGATTATGTACAACAAAACTGACCTCAATAAGTGCATTCGATCtagccccccacccccctcactttcaaacgtactccgcGACCCCTGTCTTACATCGCAAGAAATCCATAACTGAAGTGTTGATCTCTTTTATTTGGCCTTCGCCCACCAGTTTACTGACGATGCGTCAGATGGATTTTTACTAGTAAACGAAAACAAGGACGACCAAAGACTCATATTCTGGACACAGAAGTGTTCAGCTGATTAGCAATAGCGTcagaaaaataattatgaagCAGCATGGAAATGGGTTTATGGTTTATCTACAGGGCAGTATCTGAGGTAATCTCTGTTGAAAAACTTTGTTGAAAAGATGTCGATGTTTTGGAAAAAGCGAATACTGGTGAACGCTGCTCATGTTGCGACATCGTTGGAGAGCGAGACTTTGTATAAAAGATacagctttacttttacttaAGGCCATAAAGGAAATAACGAACATTCCAGGCATAAAAGGCGTCAACGAAGATAAGCTTATCTCATGGCTTAGAGGAGGAAACCGGAGATGACGTGGAGCAAACCGGAGATGACGTGCAAAATACATAGATAGATCAGAGACTTACGGACAAGGGCTAGAAAAGAACAATCTCAGTTTGAATAAGGACTGGTGATCCTCCCACCTTCGTCAACTGGCGCATTTAAATTTGGTCGAAATTCGATTTAAAATCGTTAGAACCAGTATGTTTGCAAAGGTATCACGAACTTACGCAGTCTCTGAGCGTGGTATATGTTTCTTAGAGAATTCCTTTATTGCAAATATTTTACCCCCAACGAGGGAAAACGATCACAAAAGAaggggaaaatccaaaaacagtGGTCGATCCAACTCGAGGGACAGTAAACATCATCTTCCCGAAATACGAAGCCTGCTGAAATCACATTCAAATTGGTTTATTTTAAACAAGAAAGAAGATTACGAATATCCCGGGTACGCTCCGCCAAACGTAGAGGAAAAAATAGGCTATTGTGAGAACATTATGAGTTCTCACTCATTTGCTTCTAGCAAACGACCTCATTACATGTGGGACGAGTCGACTGCTAGTTGACGAGACGAAATTCATCTACCCAACTTTTAGATATGTCAGTCAATGGGAAAATAGTCAAGGTATTTGTACGTAGAGCATTCATGTGAATGAGTCAAGACATGCACTGCTGATAACTGTTCGTATACTGTTTCGAACAGACAACAGCTTAACAAGTGTTCACGCATGGCACCACATATAAGCTTACAGCAACTGGACCCTGTCCGGCGCATATTGTTTACATGTGGCCAGAGGAAGATGACGGTCGAAGATGGGTAGGATGTattatacctgccaactttttctgagatataggcgtgagatttttatcctgggagtgctgggCTTTTTGAAGACGACACAAtcatttccgaagatttccggagacgtccgaagtcttccgaagacgtccgaagtcttccgaagtctgtcgaagacgtataaacgcgtataaacgcgagctcgctcccagtgcttttcacttcaaaaatcagagatcgcgacgaaggtattgtcatttatctattttacacatggttttcgttccttacatgggtctgagttaacatatttttggaaattgtgtcaagaaagacggcaacaactcacatttttcaatcaggcgtgagaaattggcccgcaagcgtgagccggcgtgagatcgaagttttcaacccgcaggcgtgagactcacgcctaaggcgtgagagttggcaggtatagaTGTATCACAGGAAAATCGCACAATCGTGAAAAGCCAGCGCCACACCTCATTTCTCAAGCTGTAAAAAGTGAGATTCACAGGGCTGTGAAAAAAGATTGCACCCTCACAACTAAAGAACTTCAAAAGGGGCAGGTTGTAGGTTTCATACCCGCTGAAAAGTCTCCAGCCAAAGCTAATTCAAGTAGAATACGACGCGAGAGGCAGATGGCACTGGTAAATCATGATGGGAAAAGCCACCCGGAGTTAGAGGAAGATACGTagtgtattttgtcatttagtggttatctattgcacaaaattatctaaacacggtaaaaccttcagagttaggattagggttagcgttatgattagggttagcgttaggattcgggttagcgttagggttagcgttcggttagggtaattgtatatgattactgaacgttttataccttgttttaaaaaaattgaaacaataaaagaaGAGGCACCAAGTACCTACCGAATTAGAACCGATAGTTCAAATACTGGACTTTGAGAATTAtagaaaaatacaagaaaaggaACAAGATCCAGAAGATCATGAATTTACTTCAAAGGTTAACTCCACAATGGGTAAATACGTAGTGGAGGGAAAGGAATACTTATTGTCACCAGGCAGGAATTTCGCTTTCTTTGTTGCCCCATATCAAGCAATTCTCTTAAAGGAAGCTGAGGACattttcatttacataacctacaccagcaacagtgtatttccaTACCTTCTAAATATGGTGGCGTTCAATGAATTAACACTTAACTTTAATGCAGTTTCCACGGTTTTTCGCAGCAAGCAAGACGGTGAAGCTTATGCTACCGCAATATCAGAAGTTTTTAGTTATGTGACCAATCTGCACCCCTCTTTCAAAGATGGCGAAAATCTGCGTCAAATAATAACTGATTTTGATAAGGCTCAGTACAATGGGCTACAGAGAGCGCTGGGAGCCGATTTAGCAAAAAAACGTTATAAGAGGCTGCAGCGCGCATTGGAAGACTTCGGTGAATAGGGTAAACAAGATAGTCACAAAAAGCAAGGATGAATTTGACATATTCAGGACATTAGCATTTAAAGTTCATGAGCTCAAGGATAAAAGGGATGTAATGTTAATATTTTATGTTCTTTGTGCCAAGGTTCCCCGGCCCCTTCGCGAGCAACGCATCTCTTACCAGAACATCTGGCATTACCGTCACGAAATATAAACACTAGTCACTGGCAAAAAGCAGAACACTGGGTGGCTTGGTGGAGGAGAGAAAGAACTCTTAGAATGTTGTGTAAGGCGTTCACTCTGAGGGACACTGCGGAATGGGATTCAATTGCCAATACCAACAATCCTGTGGAATCGTTGAACAGACAAACAGTCCCAGAGAACAGTAGTAACATTTCCGTCCTCCTTAAGAACATTTACTTAGAACAAAAATTGTGGCACTGGAAGAAAACGTTAACATCGACTACAAGTCAAGGGCTCGCTCTCACCCCTACGCCCAATAGTAATGGCAGCAGGCCCTCTCAAGGACGAGGAAAATTCAGttctgaccaaggtgggaatcATTGGAACTCAAGAACTCGCGGTTAGATTACTTTTGCTCTTAGAGCGACTGAGCTTCTAGGTCAGACAGGAGAAGGCCGTGGGAATTTGAGATGACAATGAACATGTAGAAGTACAAAGGAAGGATACGTTCTTTTTCCAAACGTTGCCCATGTAAGCTTAAATGGACTGTGTCCAGCCATTGCAGttgattttgtgtagttttctCACGCGCTCCCAGAAATTATTTTAGAACAAGACAACTTCAAGCTATCTCATTCTGAGATATATAGGGTTCAGGGATGGCTCACCAAACGTGAACCTCTCTTTCTCTATTTTTTGTCTATGAATCCGCTTTGACATCAGGCTTTAAGCCACTTTTGGACATAATTTTCCGAACCTTTTTTCCCGGTGAATGATCTCTCTTTTGATTTCCctctttttaaagaaaagattaAGAAAGCAATTAAATTTATTCAACCTTGCGTGGTTGTTTCAAAGTAAAGGAAATCATTTAAACGTGTGTGTAGTCATAAATATCATAAAAAACTGAGAGAGCCGATTCTTTACTTTGGACAGAGGTGTATGAACAGGGGACGCAAATGACGCATCAGTATGGGCGTCAAACTCGTGAGCGTACTGTATCAAAGCTAGCCGAAGCCTTCTTATAATGTAGTTCGTTTTATAACATTGCCCATGCAACATTAGCCTGATTCGCAGACGGTccaggtcgctcgtgtcacgcactcttCTCTTCTTCgtgcgtgacacgagcgacctCGACAGTCTGAGCATCATCGGTACTGTTGAGATCATATGGCATACCGGCCCGCATACGGGCATGAACTACTGTGCCAACTGAGCCAAACAATAAAGAAGGCAATGGAGATATTAACCTTTGACATTACGCTTTGTTCATTGAAGTTAATTAGAATTTCTTGTTTCCTCTCCTCGCAAATGGGAAATGTCTACTTTGACCTTAAAGCGCACTATTTACTTTTataaataattaggatagtacgagcactctcattggtcattagctgtgtttacatgagagtatggaaacacggcggtgacatcacacgaattttgattggttgtgttGTCAGATGCGCGTTTTGATTGACTGGTAGGAAATAAGaacgtgtatcaagaaaatctgtttcaatcaagaagtaaaaaaaccagcattttctcTCATATGTTGAATTATCTtcgagaaatattttataaaagcaacagaggactttttccgtgtttacatagcctcatctaaacacgaggaggAGTTaggagaattcaagacagttacgcaaaccctcgactgtgtctcaggtttgcataactgtcttgaattctcccaactcccctcgtgtttagatgaggctatggaaacacgtaAAAAAACCCTCTAATGCCTAAAGTGAGGTAACTTGCCAAATCAAAATATAATTTGCACTTTTAAATGTAAACGTTTTCGAGGAGCTTAAATAAAGGCGTAAAGAACAGCGCGAATCCAAATTACTTTGGCTCCACACTAAAAGCATGCTAAGAATCGGTACACCACAACCACAGGAACGCCAAGCCCTACTCAAATAGTATGGGGGTTTGTTAACGTCTCACTGGGACCGATCCGATTACGCTAAAGATTTGCAAacacttattccaaaatgagaTACCAGAGCTTTCAATGATCCATTAAAGACTCTTAGAATACATTTTACACCATCCCTTCTCGAACCATATCATGGATTCATATACTACGTGTTATCAGATTTCTGTTTCTCATTGGGAAATGGCTTGGGTTTGTGTTCTCTGTGGGTTTTCGGTTTCCTCGTTGTTGGTTGGCGCCTTTGAGTGTCGTTCCTTTGTTCATTTTTCAAAGCTGCACCAGTCAAATGCTCCTTGCGACGCCCACAAGATCTTTCCTGAGTGAGACCTGCATTGGCACACTTCTCTTGGCGGGCCTCACTGTTGCTACAGGCAATCTCATCCCCAATTTGCACACTTTTTGAACTAGTGCCCTCATCGTTGTCTGCTCTGCTTTTGCTCTTTTTTGCCTTGTGAATATGTGCATTTGATGTTCTCTTGGGCTCTTTTGCAGGATCGTCTTCCCAAGATAGTTCCCAATCTTCATTCCCAAACTGGACTGGACTTTTTGATCTACCAGGGGCTTGGTATCTAAAGAATGATGAAGAATTAGCTGACAAAATGGAAGCTTTATAATCTTTGGCAACCCCCATCACACGGAGTACAAGAAGGCTTGCTTTGCAGAAATATTCTTAAGGTCTGGGGGTTAGCACATGACAAATGTCGGCAAGGAGCAATGTTAATTTACATGACGGAATTgattatttttaaacttttatcCTTATTGTTAGCTTTTAGAAACCTTTTACAGATATAATTGAGGTGCTGGAAATGGGAACATCTGTCTAAAGTAACAATCCCTGATGAACGGATGACCGAGCCCTTACCCATGGTAGGATCAAGCTTGGGTTTATTACAATTTATTctatgaaaaaagaaacaggtGTATAACAAACAGAAGCCAAGGTGAAACATATGGAGGCacaataaatgaaatgaatatttattgaagtgcgggttatagacaaaTGAGGGAATTTCGAATCCTATTGGAGTACCTGTATTTTCCAGGTGTCTAAAACAGACAATTGcccaaattgtccagttaagtgcaacaatcacttctctcattcacCTATAATCCGCACTTCAATATACATTCAATTAATTCATCGAGTCCATCAAggaaacaaatgagcccaaaaaATTGATCTGCTCCCAAATGTGTGGATTCATAgcccagttggtagagcatAGCATTGGCATTCTCAGGTGTCTCTAAGAGACAATAAGTTCCTTTAATTGTCTAGCTAAGTGTGAGGATAATTTCTGTCAATCGTAAATGGGAACACAGTTTGACAGGCCATCAAAGGcagtaggccatttccgaggtcatgtctgcctcctctttaaagtgagtctaagtgcaaagttgtTGATATGGTAATTAGTTATACTTCGTTGTTGTTCGTCGATTCGATTACGAATATGAACATGTCAGACGACATTTTAGAACATTTCGCGGTGTGTCCGCTAGTGGCTGATGAGACCGATGCTGGCATGGCAGCCCCTGCCACAGGTCTGGCACCAGAGAGTGGGAGGCGTATTGGTGGAGTTTACGGCTCAAGCCTTTCTTGCCCTATGTTTTTCTTTGGTGGCATTGGATCGTTGACCTTCCGAGTGGAGGGCGCCCTTGTGAATCATGCTTCGCCAGACTGGTCTGTCAGATGCTGCGTTTTCCCATGTGGTGATGTCGATGTTGAAGTCCTCGAGGTAAGCTTTCAGGGAGTCTTCGAAGCGCTTACGCTGTCCTCCTACCTTCCTTGACCCTTGACTAAGTTCACCGTACAGCAGCTGCTTGGGTATTCTGGAATCTGACATTCGGAAGACGTGACCTGCCCAGCGTATCTGTGCCTTGCGCATGGTGGTAATGACACTGGGGAGCTGTGCCTTCTCCAGCACCTCGGAGTCTGGGATCTTAGCCTGCCAGCGGATGTTGAGGATGCTGCGTAAATCCATTCTTACAATACAAGAGCCTCGGCCTCCAAGAATTTCTATATCCAGAAAATCATGTACCAGCCACTTATTTTCCAGACTATTAGTAGTTGTTTGAAGCTCCTCTGGGGGCAACCTTTTAGTAGCCTGCATCACAGACATGATCTAACACCAGTTCGTAACGTCTGCAAAGCAGTGCCAAAATCCTCGCTCTGGACCTCCCAGCAGCGTATCAGGATTTGACTATGCCCCATGATTGGTCTGTTTAAGAAAACGATATTGTTCGATTTGTCATCAATTGGCGCACAAGACTGGGAATACCAAATCAGGTAAAAGGGAAATTTGAAATGCATTTccacttgtttgttgagttcacTGGGGGTCCAGAACAAGGATCTTGGTGCTGCTTCGCAGACGTTACTAACCGGTGTTAGATTACATCTGCTCTTGGTGATTGTCACAACCAAACCACCTCTGAAGAGATGTATTTTTGGATGATGCAAAAATCAAACCTAGAACCCCCTGACTTCCAGCTTGGATGTTACAactctgggcccagttgttcgaaagacgattaacttaatccaggattagtgtaaacttttgtttcatgtttccacctttttggtgaaagtttctttcacctatttttgtttttcaagattgactttcgCCGAATATTAGCGTTGAACAGCatgtgggagtagagaaataaattcctgggttaatttttaatctgggattagcgctaatcgccttttgaacaaccgggccctgaactGTAAGTCAGGCATGTgggagctacaatcttggacagaagaTGTTGAGACATTCCTCAAGTTTAGTCAGTTAGACAATAACTACAATAAAAGCCCTAAAATACTTCCTCCCCCTTCCCCACCCAAAGCAAGTTGTTTGTGAGAAGCACAAATAACCAGGGTATCAAACAACATTGTTTTGTAGGAAAAGGAGGGTTCAAAAATAGCAGATTTTTGTCATTGAAAGAAATTTGTTGTCATATGGAGAGATAAATAGACAGTGTCTCAAcatttttgtccaggattgtagctaGTTCATTAAGTTAATAGGGATAACATTAAATGATTATTATCTCCTTTATTACAATAGCAAGAATGCCATTTTTTGACAATTTCAGTTCTAGCAATATACTGGCAAAATTGCCACCTGCACATAATTTCTCTTTTAGCTCAGCCGTAGAGCACATAAGCAGGTGATTGGAGAGGGTCACGGTTTGAAGTTTCTTGAAAAGCATCAAGACTTTTTCCAGTGATACCCAAGTTATCAATGAAAAAATCTCTCTCTTTGTCAACTTTACCAAATGTgcggcttcatagctcacttgtAGTAGAGCATAGCACTGGCATTCTCAGGTGTCTCTAAGAGCCAATTGCATCAATTGTCTAGCTAAGTGTGAGGAGGG
Encoded here:
- the LOC137967559 gene encoding uncharacterized protein — encoded protein: MCLPGLQMDHYTKTSSVFSEDSETRETCDISVKSGSKIRNIISQVHKIFKSKTEEKITLIAIGPSVTKAITCAEIIKRKIRGLHQLNKVFYTKTEDTWEPKEECLDKLQVTRRIPSISITLSKTPLDATQPGYQAPGRSKSPVQFGNEDWELSWEDDPAKEPKRTSNAHIHKAKKSKSRADNDEGTSSKSVQIGDEIACSNSEARQEKCANAGLTQERSCGRRKEHLTGAALKNEQRNDTQRRQPTTRKPKTHREHKPKPFPNEKQKSDNT